A window of Castanea sativa cultivar Marrone di Chiusa Pesio chromosome 1, ASM4071231v1 contains these coding sequences:
- the LOC142615378 gene encoding protein RSI-1-like, which yields MPGRPYTSLMLLVSLLLLITFSDIAEAAKLRPSDCKPKCTYRCSATSHKKPCMFFCLKCCSKCLCVPPGTEGNKQVCPCYNNWKAKDGRPMCP from the exons ATGCCAGGACGTCCGTACACCTCTCTCATGTTGCTGGTTTCTTTACTTCTCTTAATCACATTCTCTGACATTGCTGAG GCTGCAAAGCTTCGTCCTTCAG ATTGCAAGCCAAAGTGTACCTATCGTTGCTCGGCAACTTCACACAAGAAGCCATGCATGTTTTTCTGTCTAAAGTGCTGCTCCAAGTGCCTCTGTGTTCCTCCTGGCACTGAGGGCAACAAGCAAGTTTGCCCATGCTACAATAACTGGAAGGCCAAGGATGGAAGACCCATGTGCCCTTGA